ATGATCAAAAATGAGCTTCTCATTTGATGGATGGCTAGAATGAATAGGGGAAGATGTGTTGATTTGGTTAGAACTTGAACCAATGCTTATTGGAGTAAACATACTAACTGATCATACTTTTTTTAGTCAAACATAATACTTGAGGTTCTTGTTGAGTGACTTCTGGACATGAATTAGATTAGTGTGGTTCACAAGCATTGGTGTTGTAAGTGTTGGCAGATGATACAAATTTATTAACTTGTGGATGGCCATGCTTTTGCAAGCAAAATTCAATTGTATGACCATAACAGGCACATGTGCAAGAATGTTATTACTTTCTTCCTGTGCAACAAAAGAGTAAACTTTATTGATAGATGGGAGGGACTCCATCATCAATACTTGAGTTTTCACAACAACAAAATGGTTATTCAAGCCAGTCAAAAACTGAATGCTTGATCTTCAAGGATGTAAATTCTTGCTGATCTCATAGCTTCACACCTACAAGGATGAGGGCATGTACATGCAGGAATGAGTCGATAAGCTGTAATCTTAGAGTAGCAACTCGAACACTCAATTTTAGAAAATCGATCAATCCACATATCTATGGAGTTTTCATGAAAAACTATAGTTTGAGCAATAGAATCTAAAACTGAATTTAAAAACCAAGAACGTACCAAATGGTTGCATCTTTCCCAAGCTAGACGATTCGAATCATCATAATCAGGGATTGGTAATGAGCCATCTAATTATTGGAAGTTTGTTCTTGGATCCAAGAACTCTGCGCATAGATATGCTCCAAATTGCATAATTATTTCCATAAGTTTTGCAATGACTGTAATTGAATTGGGACCATCACTGGGATGAACATAAAAGACTGAATCTATTTGAGGCTGAACTAGTTGACCATTTATCGGTGGCATTTTGGTGGTGAAATTGCAACTTCAAATACCAACACAAGAAAAGATAGTGACAGAATAAGGCGAAGGATCGAAGAAAAAAATTAGGAAGCAATCAAGTTTCAATGTGAAACTTGCAAAAACACTGAGCAAAGAAGAAATAGAATCAATAAGCTATCAAGCTTCGATGTGAAACTTCTAACAAGTAACTAATCTTCTAACTAACTTGATGCCTTATGTAAGAAGTTATCTTCACTAACTTGTTACTTCCATGTGTGATCTTAAGTGTGGTGTATCATATATTCAAAGATAGCTGTAAGTCATTTCACATTTGTTAATCTTAACTTAATCATCCAGATTCGATGCCCACTCTTTCATTTTCTAGTGAGTCATATACTAACTTAAGAAATCACATTCCTTTCTAACTCATTTATGGTCATGTCATGCCATGTTTATTGAAAATAAATGCAAAGTATACCATACTAGCTGCTTGAACCATGGGACTCATTCTTTGAAATGTTTATCCTAAATGCAAGTAAATGCTACTTCATGAGAACAATGTTGTGATTATCATGTGATAGGTCATTACAAACCTATCATGTAGGATGATAATCTGAAACTAATAAACAACAATTGGGATGGAACATTACAAATCCATTTACATAACCAAAGATCAATTAGACACACAGACCAACTCTACCAAACAATCTAAGTCCAAATCAAATTATTCTAGAATACAATCAAACATTACAAATCAAAACATAACCAAAGCCTTACATGTTCTGACATTTCACGACAAAATTTTCACACCTTTACTCTTCAACTCACTTCTGTTTTCCATCTTAAGTGGCAACGGAGGAGAAAACAGAAGCTTCTCTTTCACTACATCTCCGTCATCACTACTATGCGTCGATCCTCCACTGTCTTCCACCAGCACGTCCTCCTCATCATCACCACCTCGAGAAGAATCCACAACATCTACAACCGCTGCAAACTTTCCATTCTCCAATACCTCACCATGTTCGTCATTCGATGAACTACCATCCGATTCACCACTCGTACTATAAACCTCGCAAATTTTACCATTCTCCGCAAATCTCACACTTTTCTTCGTTCTAGGTTGAATTTCTTGCCTTTTAACAACGAACCCTTTTTTGTTACTATCCCTTACTCCATCCTCATCataatcaccatcatcatcatgatCACAAACACCCTCCTCGTTCTCTAAACGTTCTTCATCATCTACATAAACCTTACACAATTTGCTAATCTTCTCAACCCTACCCCTCAAATTCTTCAACAGCTTCTCCTTCTCATCATCACCATCTGAATTTCTTCGTCTCTGAATTTTCTCACCAGACCTAGAAGTCTTCACTGCTTTAACATGTAGTATACGCTTTTTCACAGCAACCTCTTCGATCGAGTCCAAAAACTGAACTAAATCTCTACTAATCGACCTTTTCCCATCCACAATCATCTTATCACAATCCTAAtccaaatttcaaatttttactCTCAGAATAAACAACACAAAAAATAACCAATTCAATTCCATAATCACTATATCATATCACAATCCTAAAgtccaaattttatttttagggtaTGATCAGGGTTTTAAAAAACGGCCTGCTACTACTAAAACACGACCACGACAAAAGGGTATTGGCGTAATCActgtttttatattatataaaaaccaAAATGTGGTTAATTCACACTGCGACAGCCACAATCAGTGTCAAGATACGAAATCGCGAAAGACTATATGCGACCGTTTTTTAAAACCCAGGTATGATTAAAAGAATAAActcctaaaaaatacaaaatttaattaaaatgagaaatacAGAGAGTTGGGTTTACCTGAATGGAATCGAGTTGAATGAACAAGTTGACAGCTTTTTGAGAAAGAGCTGGAAAATCGAAATGGGTTTGCTTTGAAAAGGAGGATCTGAGAGAAATGAAGGAGGATTTGATAGATGCGAGGTGTTTGAGGTTTCTTAGGGTTCTTGATCTACGAACAAGGAAGGAACGGAAATGGGTTTGGATAATGGTAGCTGCGGAATGGCGGAGAGATTGATGATGGgtttggtgatgatgattgagaGAGGATTCAAGGGATTCAATGCGGTGGAGGAGAGACGAGATTGTGGATTGGTGTTTGTGATTTTGAAGGGGGTGTGATTTGGGGTGTACGAGGTTGTCGTGGTGGATTTGAGTGGGACGAAGGTGGTCGTGTACGAGGTTGTTGTCGTGTTGTGGAGAGGGGTGGAGATGTTGGGAAAGGATGAGGGAGTAAATGGATTGTACGAGGTGGTCGTGTTGGGGAGAAAGATGGGGGTTTTGGGGGGTGCAGCAAGTGTAGGAAGGGGTGCAGCAGCAATGGGTTggaggaggtggtggtggtggtggtggagatTGGTGGTGGCGGTGATGGTGGTGGTGAGAGGCCATTGAGGGTTTTTGAGAGTGAGGGAGTTTTTAGGGAGGAATGGATTTGTGTGTGTCTACTGGCTACTACTACTTGGTCAATTCAAAGAATGTGCAATtttacacctttttttttttttttttttttttttaattttacagaATCAGTATTtaagtatttcaattaaattcttttaaaaagaaaaaagtttcaATTGTTAAAATCAATATATTAATGGTCATAATATCAATATATTCTCTTTATCTCAATAATTGACATTTAATTTCCAAAAAATCATTGATTTTTTTAACTCTAGTATATGCACAACTAATATGTTTCTTCTCACCTGTAGATCATGAATGGTTAGAGCATATATGATCTATCATTTACAGCAATTTGTGAGTGAAAAATGACATTTGTTTAAGTGGGTCGCAAAGGTCCCTAGAAAAAGATTCGCAATGTCTAGAGAGAAAGATCCAAGATCAAACCTCAAGTAGAAAGTTACACATAAGTGATAGATTTGGTATAATTAGAATCAATCAATTCTAGTCTCCAACATATCAATCACATCCAATCTGATAGCAATTCACACAGCACGTCACGTCACATCACATACAAGCAAAGATCCAAGATCAAACCTCGAGTAGAAAGTTATCCAATCTACGTCACGTCACATACAAGCAAAGATCCAAGATCAAACCTCAAGTAGAAAGTTATCCAATCTGATAGCAATTCACCCAGCACGTCACGTCACATACAAGCAAAGATCCAAGATCAAACCTCGAGTAGAAAGTTACCCAGAAGTGATAAACTCGTTATAACTAGAAACAGACAATTTTACACTCAAGCATATCAATCACACAGAAGTGATAGACTCGTTATAACTAGAAATAGATAATTGTACTCTCCAGACTCGTTATAACTAGAAATAGATAATTCTACTCTCCAGCATGTCAATCATTGTCATATCAAATCTAATAGCAATCCATAGGTACGGCACTTCAGCAGTTTCAACCGCTTTTAGTGTATAAAAATAAAGTGTGTTATTTAGATATTAAAATTCATTCTCAATCACTCAAGACAAGACATAATTCCGCTATCTCACCTTTCATTCGTTGTTATTCGTTGTTACTCACAACATTCAATATGTCATATTTCCTTTCATGCCAATACTCTGCCAAAATATTTTCCACAGAATTTGAAAACTTGAACCAATATTGATAATAAGAGCAAATTAATCAAACAAAAGTTCATTCATAACAGCCATACAGTAATGGATGAGTACAAAAGCAgagtaattaaaaataaagccCATCATTCCCATGATGTATACTCCATTTATATCAACTACTATGGGAAAGTGAACAagtcaaaacaaaaattaaactcttaacaaaaaatattaaagaataaaACTGAGTGCCTCAACTCAATACTTCTTGACTTTTCATTTGTGGAATCAAATGACCAATATGTTTTTATGCCACTGCTGGCATATCCTTGAGCCATGCATCCAATTGTTTCCCAATTGAGTAAACAATGAAACCAATCTCACGTAATTTGTCAGCATCCACAATGTTCCTTCCATCAAAAACAAATGCTGGTTTTTGCATATTATCATATATCTTCTGATAATCAAGTGTCTTGAACTCATCCCATTCAGTCAGAATGCAGATACCATGTGCGTCTTTTGTCGCTTCGTACGCATCCCAAACCACACTCACTTTCTTCACAGTTGTTGGACTTGTTGGCTGCAAGTGGATTGGATGGTCCCAGTCAAATTTGTTCATGGATAGATCCCTCTGGATTTGGTCTTCGGTAACTTGGGGGTCGAATATGCTGAGGTTGGCTTTATCGCCGAGTAGTCCCTGGCACACGTCAATGGCGGGAGTCTCCCTTGTGTCACCGGTATCTTTCTTGAATGCGAATCCGAGAATGGCAATCTTTTTGTTGGAAACAGTGTTGAACATAGACGCGACTACACGGTTCACAAAACGACTCTTCTGATAATCGTTAATCTTGATAACTTGTTTCCAGTACTCTGCAACCTCTGGAAGGCCGTTGCACTCGCAGATGTAAACAAGGTTCAAGATATCCTTCTGGAAGCAGGATCCACCGAAACCGACACTAGCGTTAAGGAACTTGGGTCCGATCCTTGAGTCAGTGCCGACGGAATAGGCCACCTGTTGAATGTTTGCACCAGTGGCTTCGCAAAGTGCTGACATTGCATTAACTGATGAAATCCTCTGAGCCAAAAAGGCATTAGCAGCGAGCTTAGATAGCTCGGCAGACCAGAGATTTGTGGTTAGTATTCTCTCCTCGGGAACCCAGTGAGCGTAAACACTCTTCAATGTTTGAACAGCTGTAAAGCCTTCGGGGGTTTCCCTGCCTCCAATAAGAACACGGTCGGGATTAAAAAGATCTTTAATTGCAGTTCCCTCAGCAAGAAACTCCGGGTTTGATAGAATCTGAAATTTGATTCCCTTGCTATTGTGAGTCAAAATTTTCTCTATAGCCTCAGCAGTTTTGACAGGAACAGTTGATTTCTCAACAACAATTTTGTCAGTCTTTGAGACATCAGCAATCATGCGAGCCGCGCTCTCCCAATATGTCAAATCTGCTGCTTTGCCGGCACCGAGACCCTGAGTTTTAGTGGGGGTGTTAACAGAGACAAACACTATGTCAGCCTCAAAGACATGCTTTTCAACATCAGTGCTGAAGAAGAGGTTCTTGCCACGACACTGCTTCACAACATCGTCAAGACCGGGTTCATAGATTGGAAGCTGGTCGCTGTTCCAGGCTGTGATGCGGGATACAGAAATGTCGACAACAGCCACTTCAATGGATGGACATTTAAGTGCAATGACTGCCATAGTTGGACCACCAACATATCCAGCACCAATGCAGCAAATCTTCACCATTTTGTTTTTCTAAATAACCTATCCAAATCAATATTCAAACGAATCAGTCAAAACAACAGCATAAAAGGAAGCCACTTTGGCATTGACAATCATTATGTATTCTATCAAAATTAGCATAAACACTACATAATATAGCAATGATCATGATTTTGAAACTATCAATCTACTATCATGTAGAAATGtagaaataatatattaaaaataggtcAATAATTCTGAAGAATAAAGCTTCAATTTAATCTAGATGAGTTCAAATTGTAGACTCGATTCATCTAGATATCAAATCAATCTTAAGAATTTGCCATTCTGGGCCAACTAAAGTACTcatttttcaaataaataaaaatatatatatccaAAATGATATTAATGAATAGGCCCTCTTGGTATCTAAAAAATAGTTATATACACTGACATCCAATGAAAACTCATGATATTGCCACGTAAACTATCTATGTAACTACAATTTGAAATAACCATAAAATGATTGATCCTATTTGAACGTTACTAATGGAGCATATCCTATTTTCTCAATCAGATTTAGTTGTAACACCGTGTGAATTATTTCGAATAAAAAAGGAATATATAAAATCAGATCATGAATAAGTGAAAGATATATAACGTAAAAATGACATATATGCCACATGAAACCATAAAACAGCTTCCGAAAATACAGATCTAACACACACATACAGATCTAACACGTGTCATTAAGTCAGCTCAGTTGATAGTTATGCAGAAACATTTGCAAGAGCGCGGGTTTAAATCTGCGCCATCTCACTTAttcgtgtgtgtgtgtgaaatTATAGCCGACAAAAAAATGATTTGATGGAAAAAAATCGGTATGACTATAAGTTGACCGTTCAAACTTCAAACAATGAACTACATAAGCTCAATTCAAATCAGATCTATCACTTCAATGAAGAACAATGAACTACAgaacttcaattttttttaaaaagcaacTAATTACATCAGATCCATTACAAGTTCAATTCTGAACAGCTTCAAACAAACACCGACGAACAAAATCCAATCAAAAACACTAAATCAAGCTCAAAATTCAGCACCAAAACATTACTCAAATCTCAAAATCGCAACAGATCCATCTCATTTCAACCGAAATCAGAAACTAAAAATTGCAACATGTAAACACCGAAATCAAATCGAATTCACAATTCAAAATGCGTGATCTATCTAGAATTGACACAAATACGAAACCAGCGTTAACACGAAGTTGGAGTGTGAGAAAATTTACCTTGAGAGAAGAATGATGAAACTGAAACCGTTTTGACTAAGagggaaaagagagaaagaaatgaAGATTTATGGTTCTGTTATGTGGAAGAAGAGAAAGTGTGAGAAAGGTTATATATACGCAACGAAAATCTAGCTTTGAAAGTTGTTATTACCAAAAGGGACTTATTTGGTGTAGTGTCCAAaatcatattttctatttttatttttttcgttttttttttgttgaagtaTTAACGTGGCATTCCGTGTAGTGTACATGAAGTTTTAACGTGACATATTTTGTTTGAAATTAcataataaaaattgaaattatttgtATTTGATACATTTATAAAGTATATTATGTTTATTTAAAattctgaatttttttataataaaatatagaaaatattaatttaaattatttttaattataaaattttgaatGAGGGAATGAATTTATGTTATGttgtttaaataatatttatcatGATATAGAATATATCCCCTTCattcttatttataagcaaatttgaaTGAATAAACTAATTTATCATCcctatttgaaaacaaaatacaatcaagcactttattaataattaatatttaacaaatattaataattaattaatttaattaatctaacACCTTCATCTAGACTCGAgttgaattaatataataatgtCAATTAGGCCAATACAAAACTAAAAgtatttttttgttataaaagAGTCtttcacaattttatttcataCGTAAAGTGTGACAAGGGCAAAATTGGAAACTTGTAATTAATTTCTGTAAATATCCACTAATTAAGTTGATGGTTTTCTTTGTTTGTTGTATATGCAACCGGCAAAATTGAAGTTTACAGCTCCCTCACGCGTTCCACGCGTTTTGCCTGTGAGTTTTTAAACTGTCAACTTCAACTTCAAGCACCACATTCTCATCACTACCACCTTCCTAGATcttcatattttatatatattcaatattcaaggttaatataaataaatttaattgtcaAAAAAGAATTCTAtgggaagagaataagaatatGATTAACTATGAGCTGTAAGTTGAGAAATTTCTCGTGCTGGCTATATTCTATATTAATTGTACCTTATGAAATGGGAATGCATTAAGATGTAAAATGTGTGATTTAAGTAAAGATTTTGGAGTATGATTATGGACCATAGAAACTTTAGGTACAAGACATCGATTGGACTAGGAAGAAGGGAAATTGAAAATCATAGTCATGTACTACTTTTCACTTCCCATCATGCTTCAAGGTCTACCTGATATGTACCTTTCCCCCCTCTTTTTATGTGGTGTTCAATTTAGGTTCATTTCATCAAAACCCGTCCAAAGAAAAGGGACGGTATGTGCAAACATCATGAGGCGTATAGAAAACTTTGACTAAACATATAAATTCGACGGGGGCTCGGGGATCAGAGTCTCCAACAGATCCGACTTTACACACGAAAATAAAGACGACTGTTACAGTAGTTCAGATCTCTAAAGAAAGATGTACTGTATCatcttttataatattattatatcattaaattttcagATAAGAGCTGTCTTTGTCAACTATTAAAGTTACTTTGACTTTTATGCCTAAAAAaatgaagataagaaagagatAAAGTTACTTTGACTTTTATGcctaaaaagaaatgaaaataagaaggaaataaagttactttgatttttttttctaaaaagaaATGAAGATAAGAAAGGAATAAAGTTACTTTTACTTTTATGTTTAAAAATAGATGAAGATAAGAAGAGAATAAAGCTACTAGTTTTACAGCTCAAAAGAATCATCTACATTACTTATCTTAGAATTATTAAGTGTATTATTAAGTCATGTTGGCTTTGgcttttatttttttgctttggCCATATGAGTTTGTTGGTTACTagtgtgtttattttctttttgaaattCGGTTGTAATAAATTTAAAGTCCAGACATCTTAATTTACTCTTATATATAAGAGGTTTGTGGGTTTCTTTAGGACATTCGAAAATTTAGAGAGCATACTTCTTCAATAATTATAGTTTCTTTGAGCAAACAATTCTAcattttttatcaataaaaatGTTTTTGAGCATATTTATCTATGTTAATTATATTTCTATATCTAATTATTTCAACTCTGATATTTTAAACAACATAACCATAAATATTtgcatatttataaattattttattgactcA
The Vicia villosa cultivar HV-30 ecotype Madison, WI linkage group LG6, Vvil1.0, whole genome shotgun sequence genome window above contains:
- the LOC131608869 gene encoding UDP-glucose 6-dehydrogenase 1, producing MVKICCIGAGYVGGPTMAVIALKCPSIEVAVVDISVSRITAWNSDQLPIYEPGLDDVVKQCRGKNLFFSTDVEKHVFEADIVFVSVNTPTKTQGLGAGKAADLTYWESAARMIADVSKTDKIVVEKSTVPVKTAEAIEKILTHNSKGIKFQILSNPEFLAEGTAIKDLFNPDRVLIGGRETPEGFTAVQTLKSVYAHWVPEERILTTNLWSAELSKLAANAFLAQRISSVNAMSALCEATGANIQQVAYSVGTDSRIGPKFLNASVGFGGSCFQKDILNLVYICECNGLPEVAEYWKQVIKINDYQKSRFVNRVVASMFNTVSNKKIAILGFAFKKDTGDTRETPAIDVCQGLLGDKANLSIFDPQVTEDQIQRDLSMNKFDWDHPIHLQPTSPTTVKKVSVVWDAYEATKDAHGICILTEWDEFKTLDYQKIYDNMQKPAFVFDGRNIVDADKLREIGFIVYSIGKQLDAWLKDMPAVA
- the LOC131608868 gene encoding BAG family molecular chaperone regulator 8, chloroplastic, which produces MASHHHHHRHHQSPPPPPPPPPTHCCCTPSYTCCTPQNPHLSPQHDHLVQSIYSLILSQHLHPSPQHDNNLVHDHLRPTQIHHDNLVHPKSHPLQNHKHQSTISSLLHRIESLESSLNHHHQTHHQSLRHSAATIIQTHFRSFLVRRSRTLRNLKHLASIKSSFISLRSSFSKQTHFDFPALSQKAVNLFIQLDSIQDCDKMIVDGKRSISRDLVQFLDSIEEVAVKKRILHVKAVKTSRSGEKIQRRRNSDGDDEKEKLLKNLRGRVEKISKLCKVYVDDEERLENEEGVCDHDDDGDYDEDGVRDSNKKGFVVKRQEIQPRTKKSVRFAENGKICEVYSTSGESDGSSSNDEHGEVLENGKFAAVVDVVDSSRGGDDEEDVLVEDSGGSTHSSDDGDVVKEKLLFSPPLPLKMENRSELKSKGVKILS